A single region of the Podospora pseudopauciseta strain CBS 411.78 chromosome 1, whole genome shotgun sequence genome encodes:
- a CDS encoding hypothetical protein (EggNog:ENOG503PRAB) → MSRPQKRKLASGVSEPRPKRFSWRGKGPVPRPTPSEETQALYDIWQQAEREVNLADLRRLNEPPTFVGHDEFLLSPSQATSRSRSPSCASTTHSVTKAMNGVDLNQQGSKSKKKRATRTKPLSKPAKAKAAFIRKLGACEDCRKRRVGCTREHWDLHLFEEAWRVKYGPLPEEEDIKPTPLPELGVEYFKTEFQLTRILTPEVATEPPPPDPSNRYQARFSELDDLAGVGGQVVSAAGAPLGPVDEEIDIDNMLQTLQHEDHEEPPLIPVEFTDFFDTDFDLDFGGADIFQPAPETSFNPEPADDTWLGYTDYQCVPVGKQTYNLVGQLQFECLGASAAEHDGVEFPCAQRFNTLDLLIEHFYSAHYVFENHEERGRCLSCLLDWDLTSAEELTEPCKQCGQDRHEKWYWGFISKGTPPSLTSGTTSVRVASQDGYGYGMQQGGSPFGNQSTDLYGHGSGGGYDFGGGFLFGDYGDGRNQYYKAAQHLTKQPYKSTINRGSKAMPAFGSHPAYSIFVGFSLLSVIATRLYLAVGAPYQPASSLTVSSPSWWAAFVPELSVACIAAGLVAMWLFRHVVQYREDSLYAALSITRAEALEGSVRAAVAA, encoded by the exons ATGTCCCGGCCGCAAAAACGCAAGCTCGCCTCGGGCGTGTCTGAGCCTAGGCCGAAGCGATTCTCGTGGCGAGGCAAGGGTCCAGTCCCTCGACCTACCCCAAGCGAGGAGACCCAGGCGCTCTACGATATCTGGCAGCAGGCCGAGCGTGAAGTGAACCTGGCAGACCTGCGGAGGTTGAACGAGCCACCGACCTTTGTCGGCCATGACGAGTTTCTCCTCTCACCCTCGCAAGCAACTTCGAGATCTCGTTCCCCTTCCTGCGCCAGCACCACTCACTCGGTCACCAAGGCGATGAATGGTGTCGACCTCAACCAACAAGGATCGAAGTCCAAAAAGAAACGGGCCACGCGTACCAAACCGCTGAGCAAGCCTGCCAAGGCCAAAGCAGCGTTCATACGAAAGCTGGGAGCTTGTGAGGACTGCAGGAAACGACGTGTGGGG TGCACTCGCGAACACTGGGATCTTCATCTCTTCGAGGAAGCATGGAGGGTCAAATACGGACCGTtgcccgaggaggaggatatcaagCCTACTCCGCTACCCGAATTAGGCGTGGAATATTTCAAGACCGAGTTCCAACTCACCCGGATTCTAACCCCCGAGGTCGCCACCGAACCACCGCCTCCAGACCCGAGCAACCGGTACCAGGCTCGGTTCAGTGAACTGGATGACCTTGCCGGTGTCGGAGGGCAGGTCGTCTCCGCTGCTGGCGCGCCGCTGGGACCGGTCGATGAGGAGATTGACATTGACAATATGCTGCAGACATTGCAGCATGAGGACCACGAGGAGCCGCCGCTCATCCCTGTCGAGTTTACCGACTTCTTTGACACCGACTTCGATCTGGACTTTGGCGGCGCCGACATTTTTCAACCAGCCCCCGAGACGAGCTTCAACCCCGAGCCCGCAGACGATACCTGGCTTGGATACACAGATTATCAGTGTGTGCCTGTAGGTAAACAGACCTACAACTTGGTCGGACAGCTGCAGTTTGAATGTCTCGGAGCCTCTGCCGCCGAGCATGACGGTGTGGAATTCCCTTGTGCGCAACGCTTCAACACGTTAGACTTGCTCATCGAGCACTTCTACAGCGCGCATTATGTCTTTGAGAATCACGaggagagaggaaggtgcCTGAGCTGCTTGCTCGACTGGGATCTTACCAGCGCCGAGGAGTTAACCGAGCCTTGCAAGCAGTGTGGCCAGGACCGGCACGAGAAGTGGTACTGGGGATTCATCAGCAAGGGCACACCGCCGAGCTTGACTTCGGGGACCACGTCCGTGAGGGTCGCCAGTCAAGACGGATATGGCTACGGGATGCAGCAGGGAGGGTCGCCGTTTGGGAACCAGTCGACCGATCTCTACGGCCACGGCAGCGGGGGTGGGTATGACTTTGGTGGAGGATTCCTCTTTGGGGACTATGGGGACGGGCGCAATCAGTACTACAAGGCGGCCCAGCACCTGACGAAGCAGCCGTACAAATCCACGATCAACAGAGGCAGCAAAGCGATGCCGGCTTTTGGGTCTCATCCGGCTTACTCTATCTTCGTTGGATTCTCCCTTCTTTCGGTCATCGCCACACGCCTGTATTTGGCCGTCGGAGCTCCCTATCAGCCAGCCTCTTCATTGACGGTGTCGAGCCCAAGTTGGTGGGCGGCTTTCGTCCCAGAGTTGTCGGTTGCTTGCATCGCTGCCGGGTTGGTAGCGATGTGGCTGTTTCGACATGTTGTTCAGTATCGGGAGGATTCG TTGTATGCTGCCCTGAGTATAACCAGAGCGGAGGCTCTTGAGGGTTCCGTGAGAGCTGCAGTTGCTGCTTAA